One window of the Shewanella khirikhana genome contains the following:
- a CDS encoding MFS transporter yields the protein MQSDISLARVKQFPRLMWILLFGSFITRGSYYMVWPFLAVILYERFGLSATEVGLILSAAALVSVLVSFICSALSDKVGRQKMMYGAGVLYIISFSLLAEADSVPGFALVITLCSIAASLWRPLVAALIGDIIHESQTRELAMQSMYFIVNAGCAIGPIAGVWLGLTGEQSSFYITTVAFAILLLLLWWGFAKHDFSRVADGVNGSQPGDTGVGKEGNEGCEGQEGGDGREEPPAGNHKATSGMRYTLRVLAKDRLLQSLILANVICMFIFGQMDGSLVQYLSRAEVPNVLELISSMIFTNAMIIITCQFLLLKLMAHWSLVKRIQVALVLLIASQLWMALNPVTLFWGWIGAVVVMSLAEAVLFPTMNVHIDRIAPRHLRGAYFGASSFYEFGFALAPLGGGIVLDLLNGSWLFFGCAVLTLLVIFLYSQLESLSRPDFATERAGG from the coding sequence ATGCAAAGCGATATTTCCCTTGCCAGAGTGAAGCAGTTTCCGCGCCTGATGTGGATTTTGCTGTTTGGCTCTTTTATTACCCGTGGCAGCTACTACATGGTGTGGCCGTTTCTGGCGGTGATCCTCTATGAGCGCTTTGGGCTGTCGGCCACCGAGGTGGGGCTGATTTTATCTGCGGCGGCGCTGGTGTCTGTGCTGGTAAGTTTTATTTGCAGCGCCCTGTCGGACAAGGTTGGCAGGCAAAAGATGATGTATGGCGCCGGGGTGCTGTACATCATTTCGTTTTCGCTGCTGGCCGAAGCCGATTCGGTGCCCGGATTTGCGCTGGTTATCACCCTTTGCTCTATTGCCGCATCGCTGTGGCGGCCTTTGGTGGCGGCCCTGATTGGTGACATCATCCATGAGTCCCAGACCCGGGAACTGGCGATGCAAAGCATGTACTTTATCGTCAATGCAGGCTGCGCCATCGGCCCCATTGCCGGTGTCTGGCTTGGGTTAACCGGCGAGCAGTCGAGTTTTTACATCACCACTGTGGCTTTTGCTATTTTGCTGTTGCTGCTCTGGTGGGGATTTGCCAAACACGACTTTAGCCGGGTTGCTGATGGCGTGAACGGCAGTCAGCCGGGCGATACAGGAGTTGGCAAAGAGGGCAACGAGGGCTGCGAGGGCCAGGAGGGCGGAGATGGCAGAGAAGAGCCGCCTGCCGGCAACCACAAGGCCACATCCGGCATGCGCTATACCCTGCGGGTACTTGCCAAAGACAGGCTGCTGCAAAGCCTTATTCTGGCCAATGTTATCTGCATGTTCATCTTCGGCCAGATGGATGGCTCCCTGGTGCAGTACTTAAGCCGCGCCGAGGTGCCCAATGTGCTCGAGCTTATTTCGTCAATGATTTTCACCAATGCGATGATCATCATCACCTGCCAGTTTTTGCTGCTCAAACTGATGGCTCACTGGTCTTTGGTCAAGCGTATTCAGGTGGCGTTGGTGCTGTTAATCGCATCGCAGCTGTGGATGGCGTTAAACCCGGTAACCCTGTTTTGGGGCTGGATTGGCGCCGTGGTGGTGATGAGTCTGGCGGAAGCGGTGCTGTTCCCCACCATGAACGTGCACATCGACCGCATCGCACCGCGCCATCTGCGCGGCGCCTATTTTGGCGCATCGTCCTTCTATGAATTCGGCTTCGCTTTGGCACCACTTGGCGGTGGCATAGTGCTGGATCTCTTAAACGGCTCCTGGCTGTTCTTCGGCTGCGCCGTGCTGACGCTTTTGGTGATCTTCCTCTATAGCCAATTGGAAAGCCTATCCCGCCCAGACTTTGCTACCGAGCGGGCTGGGGGTTAA
- a CDS encoding sporulation protein: MFKKLLAAVGIGSAKVDTQLHQSRLFPGQEFEATIVIQGGDVPQKVEGIDLALMTRVKVSGENGDFFKNHCLAKWRVAKSFEIQPGQVLEIPFKGQLHPETPFTALPVRNNQCQVWLQTGVDIDVALDPSDNDAIEILPTPVLEHVLTAMNELGFALTKADVEQGFLNAPSFRSRSGCYQELEFHPRSFGFSSLREVEISLVCDTAETHLLIELDRAFRGDGYTAFSLANNASASEVLSRLKQHIR; encoded by the coding sequence ATGTTCAAGAAACTTCTTGCTGCCGTTGGTATTGGCAGCGCCAAAGTTGATACCCAATTGCACCAAAGCCGCCTGTTCCCCGGACAGGAATTCGAGGCGACTATCGTTATTCAGGGCGGTGATGTACCGCAAAAAGTCGAGGGTATCGATCTTGCTCTGATGACCCGGGTGAAAGTAAGCGGTGAGAACGGCGACTTTTTTAAAAACCATTGCCTGGCCAAGTGGCGGGTGGCCAAGTCGTTTGAAATCCAGCCCGGCCAGGTGCTTGAAATCCCTTTCAAGGGCCAACTGCATCCGGAAACCCCCTTCACAGCGCTGCCGGTGCGCAACAACCAGTGTCAGGTTTGGCTGCAAACCGGGGTGGACATAGACGTTGCCCTCGACCCATCCGATAACGATGCCATAGAAATTTTGCCCACCCCGGTACTGGAACATGTGCTGACCGCCATGAACGAGCTGGGCTTTGCCCTCACCAAGGCCGATGTGGAGCAGGGCTTTTTGAATGCCCCAAGCTTCCGTTCCCGCTCCGGTTGCTATCAGGAGCTGGAATTCCACCCCCGCAGCTTTGGCTTCTCCAGCCTACGTGAAGTGGAAATTTCACTGGTGTGCGACACCGCCGAGACCCACCTCTTGATTGAACTCGACCGCGCTTTCCGTGGCGATGGTTACACCGCGTTCTCGCTGGCCAATAACGCCAGCGCCAGTGAAGTGCTTAGCAGACTCAAACAACATATCCGCTGA
- a CDS encoding DUF5666 domain-containing protein encodes MKKLASLTLIPLVASLTACGGSDNNDSGQPVIPTAPASISGELEAVSGSILNINGRSLDAAGARFEGTSLSELKPGMVLDIKTEKGVATDVILNSELQAPVSNIDGDVLTMAGIRVLTKEAHFDDGLSLSAIKPGDMLEVSGFYLDGDQLKASFIERSDDSHSELEGVVTALNTEAKQFKLGKVTVDYSASSISLNNGDLVEVEGLLDGLSLKASNIEKQNREHNQGDEIEAEGLISWMSQDGSHLLLNQQTSVAITDQTRFEDGSAADLKVGNQIEVEGSWDLGAMNLVAKEIEFEHKGDSGFELDEREFEAPGFATLDANGRINLNGISLTLSSAAEFDDLLPADVNGSNWVSLSGYEQAGEFIVTEIEAKQQTSRIELEGKVQALDAEAGLFGYQTVDGSLNAFVGKHGEFECTLGANQQISGCVIDN; translated from the coding sequence ATGAAGAAGTTAGCTTCTCTGACACTTATTCCCCTGGTCGCCAGCCTCACAGCCTGCGGCGGCAGCGACAATAACGACAGTGGCCAGCCTGTTATCCCAACGGCCCCGGCCAGTATTTCCGGTGAGCTCGAAGCCGTATCCGGCAGCATCCTTAACATCAATGGCCGCAGCCTGGACGCCGCCGGTGCCCGCTTCGAAGGCACCAGCTTATCTGAGCTTAAGCCCGGCATGGTACTCGACATTAAAACCGAAAAAGGCGTCGCCACCGACGTGATCCTCAACAGCGAATTGCAGGCCCCGGTGAGCAATATTGATGGCGATGTACTGACCATGGCGGGCATTCGGGTGCTCACCAAAGAGGCTCACTTCGATGACGGCCTGAGTCTCAGCGCCATCAAGCCAGGCGATATGCTGGAAGTGAGCGGCTTTTACCTCGATGGTGACCAGCTTAAAGCCAGCTTTATTGAGCGCAGCGACGACAGCCACAGCGAACTCGAAGGTGTGGTCACGGCGCTGAATACCGAGGCGAAACAGTTCAAACTCGGCAAAGTAACCGTGGACTACAGCGCCAGTTCCATCAGCCTGAACAACGGCGATCTGGTCGAAGTTGAAGGCCTGCTCGATGGTCTGAGCCTCAAGGCCAGCAATATCGAAAAGCAAAACCGCGAGCATAATCAGGGCGATGAAATCGAGGCCGAAGGGCTTATCAGCTGGATGAGTCAGGACGGCTCGCATCTGCTGCTCAATCAGCAAACCTCGGTGGCCATCACCGACCAGACCCGTTTTGAAGACGGCAGCGCCGCCGATCTGAAGGTGGGCAACCAAATTGAAGTGGAAGGCAGCTGGGATCTGGGCGCCATGAACCTGGTGGCCAAAGAAATTGAATTTGAGCACAAGGGCGACAGCGGCTTTGAGCTGGATGAGCGCGAATTTGAAGCCCCGGGCTTTGCCACTCTGGATGCCAACGGCCGCATCAACCTTAATGGCATCAGCCTGACCCTGTCATCCGCCGCCGAGTTTGATGACCTCTTGCCCGCCGATGTTAACGGCAGCAACTGGGTATCGCTCTCAGGTTACGAGCAAGCGGGCGAGTTTATCGTGACTGAAATCGAAGCCAAGCAGCAAACCAGCCGCATCGAACTCGAAGGTAAGGTTCAGGCGCTGGACGCCGAGGCCGGACTCTTCGGTTATCAAACCGTGGATGGCAGCCTGAATGCCTTTGTTGGCAAGCACGGCGAGTTTGAGTGCACCCTGGGCGCCAATCAGCAAATCAGCGGCTGTGTTATTGATAACTAA
- a CDS encoding LysR family transcriptional regulator — MPSIDQFKVLKAVVECGSLRLAADSLCKTQPALTHAIRQLESQLGLRLFSREAYRLALTDEGKRIHQLALRTLETHNELLQVATFLAGGNEASVTLAVEASFELAPILPAFEAVQAEFPACEIVIRQEYLTGAVELVQKDLAELCISPVNPALSPGVRLQSQFLTRGEMVNVASPKLLARHGALHSVAQLKDEYQILVQDSGSGTRGLKLGVQSAQRHWYVNNFATKLSLIEQGMGWGRLPLWMIKTALEEGRLLVPELNDFSAREQFGYSLVRRADGAPGPVATRLWQALAGTAG; from the coding sequence ATGCCCTCTATCGATCAGTTCAAGGTGCTTAAAGCCGTGGTGGAATGCGGCTCGCTGCGCCTTGCCGCCGACAGCCTGTGTAAGACCCAACCGGCGCTGACCCACGCCATTCGGCAGTTGGAGTCCCAACTCGGGCTGCGTCTTTTCAGTCGTGAGGCTTACCGACTGGCGCTTACCGACGAAGGCAAACGCATCCATCAACTGGCGCTGCGGACCCTGGAGACCCATAACGAGCTGTTGCAGGTGGCGACCTTCCTGGCGGGAGGGAACGAGGCCTCAGTCACGCTGGCGGTGGAAGCCTCTTTTGAGCTGGCGCCGATATTGCCAGCCTTTGAGGCGGTGCAGGCCGAGTTTCCCGCCTGTGAAATCGTTATCCGTCAGGAATACTTAACCGGGGCGGTGGAGCTGGTGCAAAAAGATCTGGCCGAGCTTTGCATCAGCCCGGTGAATCCGGCACTGAGCCCGGGCGTGAGGTTGCAAAGCCAATTCCTGACCCGGGGCGAGATGGTTAATGTGGCGTCGCCCAAACTGCTTGCCCGCCATGGTGCGCTTCACTCGGTGGCCCAGCTGAAGGATGAATACCAGATCCTGGTGCAGGACAGCGGCAGCGGCACCCGCGGCCTCAAACTTGGGGTGCAAAGCGCCCAGCGCCACTGGTACGTCAACAACTTTGCCACCAAGCTGTCGCTGATTGAACAAGGGATGGGCTGGGGGCGCTTGCCGTTGTGGATGATAAAAACGGCCCTCGAAGAAGGCCGTTTATTGGTGCCGGAATTGAATGATTTCAGTGCCCGTGAGCAGTTTGGATACTCACTGGTGCGCCGTGCCGATGGCGCACCGGGGCCAGTGGCTACGCGGCTGTGGCAGGCGCTTGCGGGCACTGCAGGCTAG
- a CDS encoding DoxX family protein translates to MSKLKGILKLAPIVLLALPMLGFGAAKLAGVPELHRAFHAMNLPAWFGYFIGAAEVAAGIGLLLPRWSALAATGLVPIMAGAAGFHIAFDVPSPFPALVFMALCFYIINLRRKEAIWYPF, encoded by the coding sequence ATGAGTAAGCTCAAAGGCATATTAAAGCTCGCCCCCATTGTTTTGCTGGCACTGCCCATGCTTGGGTTTGGCGCCGCCAAACTGGCTGGCGTGCCCGAGCTGCACCGTGCCTTTCATGCCATGAACTTGCCAGCCTGGTTTGGCTACTTTATTGGTGCGGCTGAAGTGGCCGCCGGGATCGGCTTGCTGCTGCCCCGCTGGAGCGCCCTTGCCGCCACTGGACTTGTTCCAATAATGGCTGGTGCGGCAGGTTTCCACATTGCCTTCGATGTGCCCTCACCCTTTCCGGCGCTGGTTTTTATGGCGCTTTGTTTCTATATCATCAACCTGCGCCGTAAAGAGGCTATCTGGTATCCCTTCTAG
- a CDS encoding MFS transporter codes for MSQSSNLSGNDLTEVKQLGMWASIMSLGYIFWLVGGMELVERIAYYGVKASAGLYAKAPVSEGGLGITLSDYGIIISSWAILQTFIPVFTGGISDRVGYKETIFASTIIKICGYLCMAFFPSFWGFLAGAMLLAAGTGIFKPGIQGTLVLATRRDNSSMAWGIFYQVVNIGGFLGPLVAVHMRQLSWDNVFYACAAIISLNFLFLLTYKEPGKEARLERQRKIKAGEMKQDFLWKDAWNELKKPVVIYYMLVFAGFWFLFNSLFDVLPIHIAEWVDTSVIVSTLFGEEGTRSGILQFWLGLNNEGTKVMPEGMLNLNAGLIMTSCFLVAALTAKYRITTAMLWGCLLSIGAFVMIGATHAAWYIVLAIAMFSVGEMMISPKKNEFMGNIAPEGKKAMYLGFVMLPQGIGWGLEGYFGPKLYEMYASKEKFARQMLGEEGMSPTDVAAIPQGEAFTRLVEFTGRGSRELTEVLYNAHNIGMAWYIIAAIGTISAVGIFIYGKWLLKMQQQNA; via the coding sequence ATGAGTCAATCAAGCAATTTGTCGGGCAACGACCTTACCGAGGTCAAACAGCTCGGCATGTGGGCCTCCATCATGAGCCTGGGTTACATTTTCTGGCTGGTTGGCGGCATGGAACTGGTAGAGCGCATTGCCTACTACGGCGTGAAAGCCAGTGCCGGTCTGTATGCCAAAGCGCCTGTGTCCGAAGGCGGTCTGGGCATTACCCTGTCTGACTACGGCATTATTATTTCCAGCTGGGCCATTCTGCAGACCTTTATCCCGGTATTTACCGGCGGTATTTCCGACCGGGTGGGCTACAAAGAAACCATCTTCGCCTCCACCATCATTAAAATCTGCGGCTATCTGTGCATGGCGTTTTTCCCAAGCTTTTGGGGCTTTTTGGCAGGCGCCATGCTGCTGGCAGCCGGTACAGGTATCTTTAAGCCCGGTATCCAAGGCACCCTGGTGCTGGCAACAAGGCGCGACAACAGCTCCATGGCCTGGGGGATTTTCTATCAGGTGGTGAATATCGGCGGCTTCCTTGGCCCCTTGGTAGCCGTGCATATGCGCCAGCTCTCCTGGGACAATGTGTTCTACGCCTGCGCCGCGATTATCTCGCTTAACTTTTTGTTTTTGCTTACCTATAAAGAGCCCGGCAAAGAAGCCCGCCTCGAGCGCCAGCGCAAAATCAAAGCCGGCGAAATGAAGCAGGACTTCCTGTGGAAGGACGCCTGGAACGAGCTGAAAAAGCCAGTGGTGATTTACTACATGCTGGTGTTCGCCGGTTTCTGGTTCCTGTTTAACTCGCTGTTCGATGTGCTGCCCATTCACATTGCCGAATGGGTGGATACCAGCGTGATTGTCTCGACCCTGTTTGGCGAAGAAGGTACCCGCAGTGGCATTTTGCAGTTCTGGCTGGGGCTGAATAACGAAGGCACCAAGGTGATGCCAGAGGGCATGCTGAACCTGAACGCAGGCCTTATCATGACCAGCTGCTTCTTGGTGGCAGCCCTTACCGCCAAGTACCGCATCACCACCGCCATGCTGTGGGGCTGCCTGCTGTCCATCGGTGCCTTTGTGATGATAGGTGCCACCCATGCCGCCTGGTACATAGTGCTGGCGATTGCCATGTTCTCTGTGGGCGAAATGATGATTAGCCCGAAAAAGAACGAGTTTATGGGCAATATCGCCCCCGAGGGCAAAAAAGCCATGTATCTGGGCTTTGTAATGCTGCCACAGGGCATAGGTTGGGGCCTGGAAGGCTATTTCGGCCCCAAGCTGTATGAGATGTACGCCTCGAAAGAAAAGTTCGCGCGCCAGATGCTGGGTGAAGAAGGCATGAGCCCGACCGATGTGGCCGCCATCCCCCAGGGTGAAGCCTTTACCCGCCTGGTGGAATTCACCGGTCGCGGCAGCCGCGAGCTGACGGAAGTGCTCTACAATGCCCACAATATTGGCATGGCCTGGTACATCATTGCCGCCATCGGCACCATCTCTGCGGTGGGGATTTTTATCTACGGCAAGTGGCTGCTGAAGATGCAGCAGCAAAACGCCTGA
- a CDS encoding universal stress protein: MVSNAILWPTDFSETASHALRYAVEMANLYQVGLKILHVVPRPMGDENFMILAITPEELAKSMEEAAAEKMKSLLAKLNTDLQVETKIRMGEAADEIIKEANEFDMGMVVIASHGYSGIRHFLHANVAEAVANGAKCPVLVVK; encoded by the coding sequence ATGGTCAGTAACGCAATTTTGTGGCCGACCGACTTTTCGGAAACGGCATCCCATGCCCTCAGGTATGCGGTGGAAATGGCCAACCTGTATCAGGTGGGGCTGAAGATTTTGCACGTGGTCCCAAGGCCCATGGGCGATGAAAACTTTATGATTTTGGCTATTACCCCGGAGGAGCTGGCCAAGAGCATGGAGGAGGCGGCCGCCGAGAAGATGAAGTCACTGCTCGCCAAACTCAATACCGATTTGCAGGTGGAAACCAAAATCCGTATGGGTGAGGCGGCGGATGAAATCATCAAAGAAGCCAATGAGTTCGATATGGGTATGGTGGTGATTGCCAGCCACGGATACTCAGGCATTCGCCACTTTTTGCACGCCAATGTGGCTGAAGCTGTGGCCAATGGCGCCAAGTGCCCTGTGCTGGTGGTGAAGTAA
- a CDS encoding STAS/SEC14 domain-containing protein, whose translation MTTLRHGLTIGVERHGKDDFFVVLKVVGTLTHEDYERMVPVLEGAIEGVKDPDIYMLVDATELEGWEARAMWDDLKLGIKHGRHFEKIAVVGKPGWQEWLTKLADWFTPADARFFVDRQDALEWLGD comes from the coding sequence ATGACAACTCTCAGACACGGACTCACCATTGGCGTTGAACGCCATGGCAAAGATGATTTCTTTGTGGTGCTCAAGGTGGTTGGCACCTTAACCCACGAAGACTACGAGCGCATGGTGCCTGTGCTGGAAGGCGCCATTGAAGGCGTAAAAGACCCTGACATCTACATGCTGGTGGATGCCACCGAGCTGGAAGGCTGGGAAGCGCGGGCCATGTGGGACGACCTGAAGCTTGGTATCAAACACGGGCGGCACTTTGAAAAGATTGCCGTGGTGGGCAAACCCGGTTGGCAGGAGTGGCTGACCAAGCTTGCCGACTGGTTTACCCCGGCCGATGCCAGGTTCTTTGTCGACCGTCAGGATGCGCTGGAGTGGCTTGGCGATTGA
- a CDS encoding coniferyl aldehyde dehydrogenase, whose translation MNAATQMQQATSGEIAAMQQIFASQRSHFASHSYPDLSSRKAALQSLKAALLEQQDALIAALSRDYGHRSADDSRISDIMPVVNHINYTLSNLKRWTKPSRRHAGILLAPASVKVEYQPKGVIGIIVPWNFPVMLSLGPLVTAIAAGNSAMLKMSEFTPETNKVLKSLLAKVFAEHQVAVVEGEADVAAAFSALAFDHILFTGSTAVGKHVMRAASANLTPVTLELGGKSPVIVAPDMDMDTAVERMIYGKCLNAGQICVAPDYVLVPQGKEDAFIAAYQANFAALYGKVETNNDYGAIINERQWQRLMQVLEDAKARGATVHSASGEAPLDAIRKLPTQLLTNVNDEMLVLQEEIFGPLLPIIPYASLEDAIAYINARPRPLALYLMSFDGQTQDKVLKATHSGGVCLNETVFHVAADDAPFGGIGPSGMGHYHGEEGFRTFSHAKTVLKRGRLNTGKLVHPPYGNAIQQLLMKVFLR comes from the coding sequence ATGAATGCAGCCACCCAGATGCAGCAAGCCACATCCGGCGAAATAGCCGCAATGCAGCAGATTTTTGCCAGCCAGCGCTCGCACTTTGCCAGCCACAGCTATCCGGACTTAAGCAGCCGCAAAGCCGCACTGCAATCGCTGAAAGCCGCACTGCTCGAACAACAGGATGCGCTAATAGCTGCGCTTTCCCGGGATTATGGCCATCGCAGCGCCGACGACAGCCGTATCTCCGACATCATGCCGGTGGTAAATCACATCAACTACACCCTGTCCAACCTCAAGCGCTGGACAAAGCCCAGCCGCCGCCATGCAGGCATACTGCTGGCACCCGCCAGTGTGAAGGTGGAGTATCAGCCCAAAGGGGTTATTGGCATTATCGTGCCCTGGAACTTCCCGGTGATGTTGAGCCTGGGGCCGCTGGTCACCGCCATTGCCGCTGGTAACAGCGCCATGCTGAAGATGTCGGAATTTACCCCCGAAACCAACAAGGTGCTTAAATCCCTGCTGGCAAAGGTTTTTGCCGAACATCAGGTGGCAGTTGTTGAAGGCGAAGCCGATGTGGCCGCCGCGTTCTCGGCCCTCGCCTTCGACCATATTCTGTTTACCGGCTCCACCGCGGTTGGCAAGCATGTGATGCGCGCCGCCAGTGCCAATCTGACGCCGGTGACTCTGGAGCTTGGCGGTAAGTCGCCGGTGATTGTGGCGCCAGACATGGACATGGATACCGCCGTTGAGCGGATGATTTATGGCAAGTGCCTGAATGCCGGACAAATCTGCGTAGCGCCCGACTATGTACTGGTGCCTCAGGGTAAGGAAGATGCCTTTATTGCCGCCTATCAGGCCAATTTTGCCGCCCTCTATGGCAAGGTTGAAACCAATAACGACTATGGCGCCATCATCAACGAGCGCCAGTGGCAACGGCTGATGCAGGTGCTGGAGGATGCCAAGGCCAGGGGCGCGACAGTGCACAGTGCCAGCGGTGAAGCGCCGCTCGATGCCATCCGCAAGCTGCCGACCCAGCTTTTGACCAATGTGAATGATGAGATGCTGGTGTTGCAGGAGGAAATCTTCGGCCCGCTGCTGCCCATCATTCCCTACGCCAGTCTTGAAGACGCCATCGCTTACATCAATGCCCGCCCAAGACCGCTGGCGTTATACCTGATGAGCTTCGATGGCCAGACCCAGGACAAGGTACTCAAGGCCACCCACTCCGGCGGTGTCTGCCTCAATGAAACCGTATTCCATGTGGCCGCAGACGATGCGCCCTTTGGCGGCATAGGTCCATCTGGTATGGGGCACTATCACGGCGAAGAAGGCTTTCGCACCTTCAGCCACGCCAAAACCGTGCTCAAGCGTGGCCGCCTGAATACCGGCAAGCTGGTGCATCCGCCCTACGGCAATGCCATTCAGCAGCTGCTGATGAAAGTATTCTTGCGCTGA
- a CDS encoding TetR/AcrR family transcriptional regulator, whose protein sequence is MSKVSGGADKRSLILDAALKLFNSQGFHGTSTASIAKAAGVATGTLFHHFPTKEALLETLFLAVKKEFADALGAMALPGSDLEQQAKTLWLGALDWGISNPDKQQFFQQFSLSVEIPLALREQAMQGILGFIGTMISQGQQQGVLAHLPLPLMLENCHGQYLSATRFFLDRPELALDPEHRDASFQLFWRAMRP, encoded by the coding sequence ATGAGCAAAGTCAGCGGCGGCGCAGATAAACGCAGCCTGATCCTGGATGCAGCCCTGAAGCTTTTTAATTCACAGGGCTTTCATGGCACCTCCACCGCCAGCATTGCCAAGGCGGCGGGGGTGGCAACCGGCACCCTGTTTCACCACTTTCCCACCAAGGAAGCACTGCTGGAAACGCTGTTTCTGGCAGTGAAAAAGGAGTTTGCCGACGCCCTTGGCGCCATGGCATTGCCCGGCAGCGACCTGGAGCAGCAGGCCAAAACCCTCTGGCTCGGCGCCCTCGACTGGGGCATAAGCAACCCGGATAAACAACAGTTTTTCCAACAGTTTTCACTGTCGGTGGAAATCCCGCTAGCCCTTAGAGAACAAGCGATGCAGGGGATCCTCGGCTTTATCGGCACCATGATTAGCCAGGGGCAACAGCAAGGGGTTCTCGCCCATTTGCCGCTGCCGTTAATGCTGGAAAACTGCCACGGCCAGTATCTGTCTGCCACCCGCTTTTTTCTGGACCGCCCGGAACTTGCCCTGGACCCAGAGCACAGAGACGCTAGCTTTCAGCTGTTCTGGCGTGCCATGCGCCCCTGA
- a CDS encoding CsgG/HfaB family protein: MRLLAAALLLSLGGCSLVPKPDLNITEAQVNPLSQTMESLKAQPGPKFPIPVAVYSFRDQTGQYKPQANVSSFSTAVTQGATSMLVQTLLDSGWFTPVEREGLQNLLTERKFINRQKKGDELPTMANARLLLEGGIISYETNTSTGGVGVEYYGIGASEMYREDQVTIYLRAVDVHSGKVLMSVNTTKRVMSQEMRAGLFRFTSLNRLAEAEVGFTTNEPVQFCVQQAIEVAVAELIEKGIRQGYWSASQTAPGSQQLEQEG, from the coding sequence ATGAGACTCTTAGCCGCAGCTTTGCTGCTTTCTCTGGGTGGTTGCAGCCTTGTGCCCAAGCCGGATCTGAATATCACAGAGGCGCAGGTAAACCCACTGAGCCAGACCATGGAGTCGCTCAAGGCTCAGCCCGGCCCCAAATTCCCCATTCCTGTGGCCGTGTACTCCTTTCGTGACCAAACCGGGCAATATAAGCCGCAGGCCAACGTAAGCAGCTTCTCCACCGCCGTGACCCAGGGCGCCACCTCCATGCTGGTGCAAACCCTGCTGGATTCGGGCTGGTTTACTCCGGTGGAACGTGAAGGGCTGCAAAACCTGTTGACCGAGCGTAAGTTTATCAATCGCCAGAAGAAAGGCGATGAGCTGCCTACCATGGCCAATGCCAGACTGCTGCTTGAAGGCGGCATTATCAGCTACGAAACCAACACCAGCACAGGTGGTGTGGGGGTTGAATACTACGGCATTGGCGCCTCTGAAATGTACCGTGAGGATCAGGTGACCATCTATTTGCGTGCGGTGGATGTGCACAGCGGTAAGGTGCTGATGTCGGTAAACACCACCAAGCGGGTGATGTCCCAGGAGATGCGCGCAGGACTCTTTCGCTTCACCAGCCTTAATCGCCTGGCTGAGGCCGAGGTAGGCTTTACCACCAATGAGCCGGTGCAGTTTTGTGTGCAGCAAGCGATTGAAGTCGCGGTGGCCGAGCTTATTGAAAAAGGCATTCGCCAGGGTTACTGGTCTGCCTCGCAAACCGCCCCCGGCAGCCAGCAGCTGGAGCAGGAAGGCTGA
- a CDS encoding curli assembly protein CsgF, whose amino-acid sequence MKRMLVMAVLALGFSAQGTELVYTPINPSFGGSPLNGSFLLNKAQSQNDNQSPSNEKDFVTRFKESLERNIINSITRKVADGDITDGVYDTGDYRIEVASNGAGVILTITNQLTGEVTVIEMPVYGGNP is encoded by the coding sequence ATGAAAAGGATGTTAGTGATGGCGGTGCTGGCGCTCGGCTTTTCCGCCCAGGGGACCGAATTGGTCTACACCCCGATAAATCCGAGCTTCGGCGGCTCGCCGCTCAATGGCTCGTTTCTGCTGAACAAGGCCCAAAGCCAGAACGATAACCAGTCGCCGTCCAACGAAAAAGACTTTGTGACCCGCTTTAAAGAGTCGCTGGAGCGCAACATTATCAACTCCATCACCCGCAAGGTGGCCGATGGCGATATCACCGACGGCGTGTATGACACCGGTGATTACCGCATTGAAGTGGCCTCCAATGGCGCCGGGGTTATCCTCACTATCACCAACCAGCTCACCGGTGAAGTGACAGTGATTGAGATGCCCGTGTATGGAGGTAACCCATGA
- a CDS encoding curli production assembly/transport protein CsgE, with translation MLKQALLAAILLSLLSFSSFGVKASDDEVEISGLVIDRTLTRFGKEFSFYYSSYWRELPFTQGFNVTLTETVFPQAGTLLVMEINGTKIYSTHFGRRASSIKDKAEQAVLITVDYLAQVRANAIVGDDIELGHSKQE, from the coding sequence ATGTTGAAGCAGGCATTATTGGCAGCCATCTTGCTGTCCTTGTTATCCTTTTCTTCGTTTGGCGTGAAGGCCAGCGACGATGAAGTTGAGATCAGCGGTCTGGTTATCGACCGGACTCTGACCCGTTTTGGCAAGGAATTCAGCTTCTATTACTCCTCCTATTGGCGCGAATTGCCCTTTACCCAGGGCTTTAACGTGACCCTTACCGAAACCGTATTTCCCCAGGCCGGCACCTTGCTGGTGATGGAGATTAACGGCACCAAGATTTACAGCACTCACTTTGGCCGCAGAGCCAGCTCAATCAAGGATAAGGCCGAGCAGGCGGTACTTATCACGGTGGACTATTTGGCGCAGGTCAGGGCCAATGCTATCGTCGGTGATGACATAGAACTCGGACACAGCAAACAGGAATGA